The following proteins come from a genomic window of Sphingosinicella flava:
- a CDS encoding TspO/MBR family protein, translating into MADAEMVRRETSFWRHAVVTVPAILLLGLASGWVSNSGYGNPWFDGLAKPQAMPPGWTFGAVWTTLYILLGVALAFILQAPNSGTRRTALILFGSQMMLNFLWSPVFFGMHQPRLALAIIVVMLVLSIATTFWVARIRKAAAWLMVPYMVWLSFASILNYEIIRLNPAS; encoded by the coding sequence ATGGCTGACGCTGAAATGGTGCGGCGGGAAACGTCTTTCTGGCGTCATGCCGTCGTCACGGTGCCCGCCATCCTTCTCCTTGGCCTCGCATCGGGCTGGGTGTCCAATTCGGGTTACGGCAACCCCTGGTTCGACGGCCTTGCCAAGCCGCAGGCCATGCCGCCCGGCTGGACCTTCGGCGCGGTGTGGACGACCCTCTACATCCTTTTGGGGGTCGCGCTCGCGTTCATCCTTCAGGCGCCGAACAGCGGCACGCGGCGCACGGCGCTCATCCTGTTCGGCAGCCAAATGATGCTGAATTTCCTCTGGTCGCCGGTCTTCTTCGGCATGCACCAGCCGCGCCTCGCGCTGGCGATCATTGTCGTGATGCTGGTCCTCTCCATCGCGACCACCTTCTGGGTCGCGCGCATCCGCAAGGCCGCCGCCTGGCTGATGGTGCCCTATATGGTGTGGCTCAGCTTCGCCTCGATCCTCAATTACGAGATCATCCGCCTCAATCCGGCATCTTAG
- a CDS encoding accessory factor UbiK family protein, giving the protein MQSQNRLFDDFVKMMNGAAGTLAGMGREAQENMREKFREGIAGMDFVSRDEFEAAKAIAVAAREENALLKARIEALEAKIGAEPAAGKAPRPRKPAGKPGPDA; this is encoded by the coding sequence ATGCAATCCCAGAACCGCCTGTTCGACGATTTCGTGAAGATGATGAACGGCGCGGCCGGAACGCTGGCCGGCATGGGCCGCGAGGCGCAGGAAAATATGCGCGAAAAGTTCCGCGAAGGTATTGCAGGGATGGATTTCGTCAGCCGCGACGAATTCGAAGCGGCCAAGGCCATCGCGGTCGCCGCGCGTGAAGAAAATGCGCTGCTGAAAGCGCGGATCGAGGCTTTGGAAGCAAAGATCGGCGCCGAACCCGCCGCCGGAAAGGCGCCGCGTCCGCGCAAGCCCGCGGGTAAGCCCGGACCGGACGCCTGA
- a CDS encoding type III secretion system chaperone family protein, protein MNTDEYELERETSAPIDMLEHYFAAHGWAFERSGDEEIVATFQGSWTQYELRAIWREEDQVLQFLALPDIRVQAEKRAATYETIGLINEQLWLGHFELWTSSGLVLFRHAALLEGEEGGVLSLIQAETLVEAAIEECERFYPVFQFVLWADKTPQEAIAAALIETQGEA, encoded by the coding sequence ATGAATACGGACGAGTATGAGCTGGAACGGGAGACGAGCGCTCCCATCGACATGCTCGAACATTATTTCGCCGCGCATGGCTGGGCGTTCGAGCGGAGCGGGGACGAGGAAATCGTCGCCACCTTCCAGGGCAGCTGGACCCAATATGAGCTGCGCGCGATCTGGCGGGAAGAGGATCAAGTCCTCCAGTTCCTTGCCCTCCCGGACATTCGCGTCCAGGCCGAAAAGCGCGCCGCGACCTATGAGACGATCGGCCTCATCAACGAGCAGCTCTGGCTCGGCCATTTCGAGCTTTGGACCTCTTCCGGCCTTGTCCTCTTCCGTCACGCGGCGCTGTTGGAGGGTGAGGAAGGCGGCGTCCTGAGCCTCATCCAGGCCGAAACGCTGGTCGAAGCGGCGATCGAGGAATGCGAGCGCTTCTATCCGGTCTTCCAGTTCGTCCTCTGGGCCGACAAGACGCCGCAGGAGGCCATCGCCGCTGCGCTTATCGAAACGCAGGGCGAGGCGTGA
- the proC gene encoding pyrroline-5-carboxylate reductase translates to MSLPPLPGPFWLIGCGNMAGAMLDGWMAAGMDPARITVVRPSGKEVGHGVRVLPVLPEDEVPALVLLGVKPQKLDEVAPMLAPALEPRTILVSILAGTRADTLRARFAAPRTIVRAMPNTPVRLHKGVVGLFAKDGDRDARTLVQDLMATLGAAEWVEDEDLFDLVTALAGSGPAFLYRFIDALGQAAADLGLPGEQAARLALATVEGASALAAERAESPAMLADRVASPGGSTRAGLDILDREDGLAALLKETLSASAQRNRELAAMTQGR, encoded by the coding sequence GTGAGCCTGCCGCCGCTGCCGGGGCCGTTCTGGCTGATCGGCTGCGGCAACATGGCGGGCGCGATGCTCGACGGCTGGATGGCGGCGGGCATGGATCCGGCGCGGATCACCGTCGTGCGGCCGAGTGGGAAGGAGGTAGGGCATGGTGTCCGCGTCCTCCCCGTGCTTCCCGAGGATGAGGTGCCGGCACTCGTCCTTCTAGGGGTGAAGCCGCAGAAGCTGGACGAAGTTGCGCCGATGCTCGCGCCCGCTCTCGAGCCGCGGACAATCCTCGTTTCCATCCTCGCCGGGACACGGGCGGATACGCTGCGTGCCCGTTTTGCAGCACCGCGCACTATCGTCCGCGCCATGCCGAACACCCCTGTTCGTTTGCACAAAGGTGTCGTCGGTCTTTTTGCCAAGGACGGCGATCGGGACGCAAGGACGCTTGTGCAAGACCTGATGGCTACGCTCGGCGCGGCGGAATGGGTGGAGGATGAGGATTTGTTCGACCTCGTCACTGCGCTCGCGGGCAGCGGCCCTGCTTTTCTCTACCGTTTCATCGACGCGCTGGGGCAGGCGGCGGCCGATCTTGGCCTTCCCGGGGAGCAGGCGGCCCGCTTGGCCCTCGCCACCGTCGAGGGTGCGTCCGCGCTCGCGGCGGAACGGGCGGAAAGCCCCGCCATGCTCGCCGACCGCGTGGCGAGCCCCGGCGGCTCGACCCGGGCCGGGCTCGATATCCTCGATCGCGAGGATGGCCTCGCCGCGCTCCTCAAGGAGACGCTTTCCGCCTCGGCCCAGCGCAACCGCGAACTCGCGGCTATGACGCAAGGACGCTAG
- a CDS encoding branched-chain amino acid aminotransferase, whose product MSISDQQNYDDRDGWIWLDGKLVPWREANVHVLTHALHYASSVFEGQRAYGGEIFELTKHSERLKKSGEILGFEIPYSVAQIDEACREVLRANDLQDAYVRPVAWRGSEQMGVSAQRSKIHLAVAAWYWGAYFGEEAIKKGLNLAISPWRRPAPYTAPVQSKASGLYMICTMARHEVQAKGYDDALMFDWRGQVAEGTGANAFFIKDGKLYTPTPDCFLNGITRQTVMNLARRRGIEVIERAIWPDELESFEQFFLTGSAAEVTPVRAAGPWNFEVGDLTMQLRKDYLDLVNRRISNS is encoded by the coding sequence GTGAGCATATCTGACCAGCAAAATTATGATGATCGCGACGGTTGGATCTGGCTGGATGGCAAGCTCGTGCCCTGGCGCGAAGCCAATGTGCATGTCCTGACCCACGCGCTTCATTATGCTTCCTCGGTCTTCGAGGGTCAGCGCGCTTATGGCGGCGAGATTTTCGAGCTCACCAAACATAGCGAACGGCTGAAGAAGAGCGGTGAAATCCTGGGCTTCGAAATCCCCTATTCTGTCGCGCAAATCGACGAGGCCTGCCGCGAGGTGCTGCGCGCCAACGACCTTCAGGACGCCTATGTGCGCCCGGTCGCCTGGCGCGGGTCGGAGCAGATGGGCGTCTCCGCCCAGCGCTCGAAGATCCATCTTGCCGTCGCGGCCTGGTATTGGGGCGCTTATTTCGGGGAGGAGGCGATCAAGAAAGGCCTCAATCTCGCCATTTCGCCCTGGCGCCGACCCGCACCCTATACAGCGCCGGTCCAATCCAAGGCGTCGGGCCTTTACATGATCTGCACCATGGCCCGCCACGAAGTGCAGGCGAAGGGTTATGACGACGCGCTGATGTTCGACTGGCGCGGCCAGGTGGCCGAAGGCACCGGCGCCAATGCTTTCTTCATCAAGGACGGCAAGCTCTATACCCCGACGCCCGATTGCTTCCTGAACGGCATCACCCGTCAGACGGTGATGAATCTTGCCCGCCGCCGCGGGATCGAGGTGATCGAACGCGCGATCTGGCCGGACGAGCTCGAATCCTTCGAACAATTCTTTCTGACGGGCAGCGCGGCGGAAGTCACGCCGGTCCGCGCCGCGGGTCCGTGGAATTTCGAGGTCGGCGATCTGACGATGCAGCTCCGCAAGGACTATCTCGATCTCGTCAATCGTCGCATTTCAAACAGCTAA